The genomic stretch GATAATGTTGCTtaattgttcattaatcattgtgataATGATCTAAATGTTTGATTAATTGTCATTTTGTTAGTACTTTATTTAGTTATAATCTATTTTGTACAGCTACATACTTGATAGCATTCATGATGACATGCAACTAACGTTGGAAACTAATTAATAATTCTATAGTTCTTATTTGTTCTTTTCATAAATttgattattaaattaattaaatttaatttaatatagctcaatttaataaaatataattgaacaaaattgaaatgaacaataatactaaattaataaaatttgaaAGTTCAATGCAATTAtcaatgtaaacaaataataataaaccaATTACTCTTTTGTGAGACAGCTTAGTAAAATAGATTAACACAAgataaaattggaaaaaaaaagttACTAAGGCTTtgttggtaaaactaactgaaaatgtagttgaaacctgaaaaggtaacagaaaactgaaaaggtaactgaaacctgaaaaggtaactgataagatagttgaaaattaggaactgataaggtagctgattatataaaaaagtgtttgacaaactaactgaaaagctaATTGATTTTGATTAAATGAcataaaaggatatgaaaattatttaatagtataaatttaaggggtaaaaacggaaaatcaaatcaaatcaggtacctgaaatctcaaatgttactctaggtagcatttcatttcaggtagcttatttggttaaggCTATGTTTGGCAcggcatttcaggtacctgatttgaccaagcaacctgatttgaccaagcaacctgatttgactaatatttcGGGTGGTTGTTTTACCTAGTGCTGTTTGgtaaagtcatttcaggtacgtGAAATGACTTTTCAAGTACCTGAAATGAAAAGCTACTTCAGGTAGCTTTTTAAAGTTTCAGGTAGCTGAAATGTTCTACTTTACATATTTaccttttatttaaattaatttattataattattaatgtccttttatgtcattttacaaaaatcgATTCACCTTTTcattagttttaccaaacactttACACTTAATCACCTACCTTATTAGTTTCCAATTTTCACTAGCTTTTCAGTGTACCTTTTTAATTTCAATCACCTTAGCGAGTTTCGTGTACCTTTTCGGGTTTCATGCGTTTTGTgtcgttttaccaaacagagcctaaataAGGTACCTGGAATtctggtcaaataagctactttgaccaaatcaggtacctgaaatgccttACCAAAAGGAGCCTAAGGCTATGTTCTTTTCAGCTTAATTTCAGGTTTTATTCAGCTCTATTAGAAACAGAGAGAGGAGAATACCATATGAGCAATAATTGTATCATTATTGATTTGTTCGTGGTTCTACCAATACAATAGGATGTCGTATATATAGTAGACTTAGGATCTCCTATACGGAAACACAATAGGATATAATATCAATATTATTCTCTATGATATATCTCGATACCGTATTTCCTAAATATGAATATGTCGATATCTCGACATATCCTGATATCTCGTAACAAGCTCACTTCACTCCAGCTCAGCTTATTTCAGCTTTATTCATCTCTGCTAATTTCAATTCAGTTGAGCTCACTTCAGTTCAATTCAACTCAATTCAATTTTGTTCAGCTCCACTAAAACCAAAAAAACATGGTCTAAAAACCCATTTACccaaattcttcttcttttttctgaTGTGTACCATATGATGATTTAGTCCAGATTCAAGCCGGGTAGGACCACTAGGGTGATAAAGTTCATGAGTTCTTACACTGTTGCATTCCTAGGGCTCAAATCCAAGACCTCTAGCTAAGATAAAGCAACCCCTTACCAATTAACCTAACTGCTCATGAGTATTTTAATGTGACATAATACAATACATCTCAAAAATATAAATGGATGGAGTACTTAAACTAATTTCTTCTATGTGAAACATAATGcacaaaattttgaaaaatacagcCGCATTTGACAAAAGAATAACTCCAATATATGTAAGTATAACAAAGTACAAATTAAAGTGCTTTTTTTGGAAGTGAACTTTGGTTTAAATTGCAGGTGTAAGTAGTTATCAACTGATGTTTTGTGACACTTTTTCTCACAATGCAATTTGGGAGCCTTTCACACCCACCGCGTCTCTCAAGATAAACACACACACACTCACTATAATTTGACTGTGTCACACACGTGTGTATTCAATATAGTTCACATGTATTTTTAATAATATGATCTATTGGAGCCTATCTAGGGCTCCCATTTATATGATCCTTAATATTCCTTCATTTTGTCTCCACCTAATCACCCATTATATTTCTTAAATCTTAACCAATTATAAGTTTTTGACTACTTTTTCGGGTTTATTTGCATCACGGATTCTGATCGGATATGAGCTTACGAAATAAACATCACAAAGGTGATAATATGACATATGATACAATAGAACTTAAAACATTTTAACAGTTACATTTTAACAGTTGATCTAAGTGTTTTAAGCCAGATGGAAAAAATCAAGGTAAGATTAGAAATTTAATGTGACTTCACTTGTATCTCATTGATCGATTTTTATCAATTTGTATATAATATGATTAATATCTAATCATATAACTATATAAGAGGATCGACATACATCGATGCAAAGAAAGTCATAATATCTGAACAATCAAAATTTCCTTGATATATACTACAGAGTACGAATTATGTAAATTAAAATTAGCGAAATTAAGAATTGCTAGAGGGTCGAGTAATATATGAATTCCACTACATATTCATAGATTaccctcccctcccctcccctcccctcaaagtagaacaacaataataataacaataattgatCAACATGTAAATTaatcttatttatttacataattattTATAACAAATAAAAGATTCCATAAAGAGGGTTTAGCTAGGGTTGCTGATTAaaaaaataacaagactcttTAAGATTAAGCTCTCCTCACCTAACTAATAATCCTCAaaattcattcatttttttatgATATATCTAGCTAACTAAGCTAGACTAATTATCTTATAAAACAAATgttaatataaaattaatatataatttatattaaataaacaatataaaaCCATTACAAACGAAGATCTAAACTCACATGATCACTACCTCCACGTCTTCCAACTTGACTTGAAGTAGAACTCATACTATTCTTAGAAGAAGTATCAATGTTAAGTACTCTTGAAGTAGGGGTGCCATTAAAGTAAGGTAAGCTAGTATGATGCAATGAACGGTCACGATGAATCGCGGTACTTGAATGGACTGTAGGTGGAATCCGCCACATAAGAGGGTTTCCATTTATAGTAGGTGGAGTATGggtatggtggtggtggttgttgtaaGTAGAAGGTGTGTTGGTAGTATGGAAATGAGAGAACCTACTAGTGTAATTATGGGAATATGAGTTTATAGGGCGgtggtttgggtggttgtggtggtggttgacAAGGTGGTTGTAAAGGTGGTGGTTATGAGGGTCGGCGGCCATCATGGCCGAATGAAGGTGGGCACGCTTAGCGTGTTGTCTTTCTCGCTTATGAGCGTTTTGATGACCTCCTAATGCTTGTGAGGTAGGAAAGTTCCTACAACAATAATGGCATTCAAATTTCCTACCATTCTCCCCATTTTCGCCGTTGCTGTTACTGTTactgttgctgttgttgttgttattattgtcatCTTTGGTGGGGGTGTCCTGGGCACTGTCACCAGAGTTGGAGTTGTCTGTGGCACTGGAGGGGGAGGAGAAGTCAATACCAAAGAGACGGATGGCGGccgaggaggtggaggaggaggacgGAGATTTGTCCTTGTTAGGAGACGGAGAAGGCCGGAGGAAAGGAAGTTGAGAAAAGGAGTCAACATTCATGAAGTCATGAGTTTGATCAATTGTgcttgtagtagtagtagtagttgttgttgttgtcttgtcCATTGAGAGATTATGGATTATTAGATTATTATATGTTTATTATATGATGATttaaagggtagaaaagttgagAAGTTTAAGGAATAATATGTGAAAGAGGGAAGGAGTTGAGAAGACTTATGTAGAAAAGAGTGTTGGAATGGTGGGGTTTATATGTAGTAAGAAGATGTATGTGTTGTTGTTATAGTACCGTTTGGAGCTTGCACAATTGGGGCCTTATGGAGTTAATGgctctttttttcaatcacgttCTACCTGAAAATCTGAAACAATGTTAGGAAAATAATTGAAGACTTGTGCAAGAGAATCAAATGGATTAAAAGTGTTAACTGAGTTATATAATTATGTGTGTAGGTATTAGATATGGAATTTAAATGTAGAACTCGATTGTAATTTGATATTTGGGTGGCCAAATGTCGAAGAATTGGAATTTTTTTGGTGGTTAAAGGgtattaaacttttttttttgggtattgACCAGGAGTATCGATCCCTAATCGACAGCTGGGTAATCTCTCGGGTATTGAAGGCAACTTAATGGGTATTGTAAACCTTCCCAAGTTTGGTGTTTTCATTCACAAGAGTGaagaatcgaacccctgacctcttATTTGCAATAGATAAGGTTTGCAAGATAAGAAAGAGGCGTAAGCGATCAGACGACGCCCATATTAATGATACTGATAATAATAACCTAGTAGTTTGCAACCGATTTTGATTCTGATTCATTCTAATCACTCGTATTATTGATCGATTTGAGTTAGCATGGTTTCATGGGTTGAATTCCTAATCAATTTAAACTCCATGTGAGCCAATACTCACTACTAAAAAGGGCTGTCAAAGGTTTCCGACGGATACAAAAATCTGTCGCAAATGGCCATATGCGACATAATAAAGTTGtgacggaattttttttttttttttgcggtggGTTAATTAGCGCTACGACAGACATCTCTCGTCGCCGACCATTACTCTCATTGAATAATGCGTTGAATCTGTTAGTTGCCACTTCGAACGATTGTCATGGAGGTCTTACTGATTCGTCAGGGAGTCGGGGTCTAGGGGTGAAACGCCTGGGTTGGGATTCAAGGGCAATTCCCCCAAGGCTTAAACGGTATATGAGTAAGCCTTTCTTAGTAATCTGCTTTGATTAGGATCATCTTTATGGGCTTACCATAATTCTGATTAAAATTTAGGGAGTTTCCTATATATATTTATACTCTCTTTCCCTCACCCTTGCCAGTTATGTATATCATAATTAATAACTTCTGTAATCTGAATCCGAAATTTGTAACTCCTCAATTCAATATCAATAAAATATCTCCCCTTTCTGCCGATGGAAGGCAACATATcgatagtgaaccacgtaaaaaTGATTGAATTCAATTACCTAAACAAACACTAATAAAGAGAGTGAAAGTTTCATTCCATTTTGTTTTCTTAACACCCGCATATCACATGCTCCCTGCTAGTACGGATGATAATGAGCAAGATATGGACGAGTGATGGCATACTCATACTGGCCTAAATCCATTTAAAGGAAAACTATTATCCTTACACCGTAGGCGATTTTAAAAGAGTGATGAATTGATTGATCCATTTCAATGTTTGGTTGGATTATTTTAGAATGAAGTTAGATACATGATGAATTCTAACTCTATTCATTTCAACCCCGTGGAATCCCATACTCACCGCTCCCCTTGGATTCAAACTTTAATCCCCCCAAGCCATGCTTATTATTGAATGAAGCAAACAAGTTTTCAAAAATACTCCTATAGTTTCTTATTTCATTCCAATTCGTTCTTAGTTATTGAACCAAACGACTCCCTAAATCTGGCCAAAAGAGAAATAATA from Silene latifolia isolate original U9 population chromosome 2, ASM4854445v1, whole genome shotgun sequence encodes the following:
- the LOC141628184 gene encoding uncharacterized protein LOC141628184; protein product: MDKTTTTTTTTTTSTIDQTHDFMNVDSFSQLPFLRPSPSPNKDKSPSSSSTSSAAIRLFGIDFSSPSSATDNSNSGDSAQDTPTKDDNNNNNNSNSNSNSNGENGENGRKFECHYCCRNFPTSQALGGHQNAHKRERQHAKRAHLHSAMMAADPHNHHLYNHLVNHHHNHPNHRPINSYSHNYTSRFSHFHTTNTPSTYNNHHHHTHTPPTINGNPLMWRIPPTVHSSTAIHRDRSLHHTSLPYFNGTPTSRVLNIDTSSKNSMSSTSSQVGRRGGSDHVSLDLRL